The proteins below come from a single Pichia kudriavzevii chromosome 2, complete sequence genomic window:
- a CDS encoding uncharacterized protein (PKUD0B04330; Pfam Domains: Zn_clus(4e-12)): MENNDINVIMASKLSQGVKSVKRRSRKGCLSCKRSKVKCDEQHPTCGRCFRRGTECEYPVSTRSTPTETTGDSSVGVVLNQKCRVTKDMEQEDAGFVPHVRSKAAEFIRSLIDKKGCPEVKDFSQVIKSIH; the protein is encoded by the coding sequence ATGGAAAACAATGATATAAATGTAATTATGGCGAGCAAATTGTCACAAGGTGTTAAGTCAGTCAAGAGGAGGAGTAGAAAAGGGTGCTTGAGTTGCAAGAGAAGTAAGGTGAAATGTGACGAGCAACATCCAACTTGTGGAAGGTGTTTTCGTCGTGGAACTGAATGTGAATATCCTGTATCTACTCGTTCCACTCCGACAGAAACAACCGGAGATAGTTCAGTTGGTGTAGTTCTAAACCAGAAGTGTCGGGTCACTAAGGATATGGAACAAGAAGATGCAGGATTTGTGCCACACGTGAGGTCAAAAGCTGCAGAGTTTATTCGGTCACTTATAGATAAGAAAGGTTGTCCGGAGGTGAAAGATTTTTCACAAGTAATTAAAAGCATACACTAA
- a CDS encoding uncharacterized protein (PKUD0B04310; similar to Saccharomyces cerevisiae YBR121C (GRS1) and YPR081C (GRS2); ancestral locus Anc_3.381), translated as MFSRQSLRLFSSSVQRSAKTKLKHKMSAAQATNAEFSREALESVLKRRFFFAPSFEIYGGVSGLYDYGPPGCALQANIVDTWRKHFVLEEDMLEVDCTMLTPHEVLKTSGHVDKFADWMCKDPKSGEIFRADHLVEEVIEARLKGDKEARGIKVEEVEEEDDQKKKRKKKVKEIKAVKLDDETVAEFETILAKIDGFSGPELGQIMIKYNIGNPVTGDPLEQPVEFNLMFETAIGPSGQLKGYLRPETAQGQFLNFNKLLDFNNERMPFASASIGKSFRNEISPRSGLLRVREFLMAEIEHFVDPENKSHANFDSVKDLEVSLLSKEVQQAGKTDILKITIGEAVKQGIIDNETLGYFVGRIYKFLVKIGINPEKMRFRQHMSNEMAHYAQDCWDAELQTSYGWIECVGCADRSAYDLSVHAAKTKEKLAVREALKEPITVEEFECNIEKKKFGPLFRKDAPKVEEWLSSRTQCDLENLAKELETKLKITTKIPGIDAENVEIPGELVKIEKKRKTVHIREYTPNVIEPSFGIGRIIYSVFEHCFWTRPEDSARAVLSFPPLVAPTKVLVVPLMNNKELQDATKEVKSVLRKAQIPFKVDDSGASIGKRYARNDELGTPFGITVDYDTIEDGSVTLRDRDSTLQVRGALADVVAAVQNITYKGISWEEGTKNLTKFESKSDE; from the coding sequence ATGTTCTCTCGCCAGTCGTTACGTTTATTTTCATCGTCTGTTCAGAGATCTGCCAAAACTAAACTTAAACATAAAATGTCTGCAGCACAAGCTACCAATGCAGAGTTCTCCAGAGAGGCTCTTGAATCTGTTCTAAAACGTcgtttcttctttgcaccatcttttgaaatctACGGTGGTGTCTCTGGTCTTTATGACTATGGTCCTCCAGGTTGTGCTTTACAAGCCAATATTGTCGATACATGGAGAAAGCACTTTGTTCTTGAGGAAGACATGCTTGAAGTTGATTGTACCATGCTTACCCCTcatgaagttttgaaaacatcaggCCATGTTGACAAATTTGCAGATTGGATGTGTAAAGATCCAAAGTCTGGTGAGATTTTCAGAGCAGATCATCTAGTCGAAGAAGTTATTGAAGCTAGACTCAAGGGTGACAAAGAAGCTAGAGGTATCAAAGTCGAAGAAGTCGAAGAGGAAGACGatcagaagaagaagagaaagaagaaggtcAAGGAAATCAAGGCCGTCAAGCTAGACGATGAAACCGTTGCTGAATTTGAAACTATTCTAGCTAAAATCGATGGTTTCTCTGGTCCAGAATTGGGGCAAATCATGATTAAATATAATATTGGCAACCCAGTCACAGGGGATCCATTAGAACAACCAGTTGAattcaatttgatgtttGAAACTGCCATTGGACCATCTGGACAATTGAAGGGTTATCTGAGACCTGAAACTGCTCAAGGTCAATTCTTaaatttcaacaagttattagatttcaacaatgaaaGAATGCCATTTGCTTCTGCTTCGATTGGTAAGTCCTTCAGAAATGAAATTTCTCCAAGGTCCGGATTATTGAGAGTCAGAGAATTTTTGATGGCTGAGATTGAACATTTTGTTGATCCTGAAAATAAATCCCATGCTAATTTTGATTCGGTCAAGGATTTGGAAGTTTCCCTTTTATCAAAGGAAGTCCAACAAGCAGGTAAAACTGACATCTTGAAGATTACCATCGGTGAAGCTGTCAAACAAGGCATTATTGACAATGAAACTCTAGGTTACTTTGTTGGTAGAATCTACAAGTTCTTAGTCAAAATTGGTATCAATCCTGAGAAAATGAGATTCAGACAACACATGTCCAACGAAATGGCTCATTATGCACAAGATTGTTGGGATGCCGAATTACAAACATCCTACGGTTGGATTGAATGTGTTGGTTGTGCAGATAGATCTGCGTACGATCTATCTGTTCATGCAGCAAAGACGAAAGAAAAGTTGGCGGTCAGAGAGGCTTTGAAGGAACCAATTACcgttgaagaatttgaatgtAATAtcgaaaagaaaaagtttggTCCTTTATTCAGAAAAGATGCTCCAAAAGTGGAGGAATGGTTATCATCTAGAACTCAGTGTGATCTTGAAAACTTAGCCAAGGAATTGGAAACCAAACTAAAGATTACAACCAAGATCCCAGGTATTGATGCAGAAAATGTGGAAATTCCTGGTGAACTAGTCAAgattgaaaagaagaggaagacaGTCCACATCAGAGAATATACTCCAAATGTTATCGAACCATcttttggtattggtaGAATCATTTACTCTGTTTTTGAACACTGTTTCTGGACTAGACCAGAAGATTCAGCTAGAGCTGTTTTATCTTTCCCACCATTGGTTGCGCCAACTAAAGTTTTGGTCGTTCCATTGATGAACAATAAGGAGTTACAGGACGCTACGAAGGAGGTCAAGTCTGTCCTTAGAAAGGCTCAAATCCCATTCAAGGTTGATGATTCTGGTGCTTCCATCGGCAAGCGTTACGCCAGAAACGACGAGTTGGGTACTCCATTTGGTATTACGGTTGACTACGACACCATTGAGGATGGCTCTGTCACTTTGAGAGATAGAGATTCTACCTTGCAAGTCAGAGGTGCTCTCGCtgatgttgttgctgctgtgCAAAATATCACTTACAAGGGTATCTCCTGGGAGGAAGGTACTAAGAACTTGACCAAGTTTGAATCTAAGAGTGACGAATAG
- a CDS encoding uncharacterized protein (PKUD0B04320; similar to Saccharomyces cerevisiae YHL007C (STE20); ancestral locus Anc_2.496) → MSSDGEEVNLPRYRGTLNVDALVAEGSNESLKKIQTTNNGESSTLSDGLGIDLNVPENKENVNPVNACDTSNTSFQSNNPFNNTNTHSNSSEIELITQKLSELKSGIKGWDTSEEEVEEENTASKEIPEGECMTESNTLNPFKLDKAVSKLAESKPPNAGAIDTPQSLTSTQFQAIEEITNFHFSTPRLSELHSEAFDPVLKENQDFPISPMIGSYEGLQSNMESDMQLLTLDRQLSFRKKEETIKDNGAVAKSLDPKKTSDSVKSPEDQSSFKISDLNVNPPIKELKPQYPKPLQSSTSSDHDFNSIIDTYVQETPTITNSATLASSNPKYGVKPNAEHNSGSSSGVSLDKQKRPGGHQRTNSVPHEIKTRQLPTTINTVKQFSEKEKEKKKSKLFNGLSKAFGLTSSSRSSSSINISAPKNVILKTHVSYDSETRTYKDLPEAWARVLTAQGISVAEQQANPIEAEEVLKFYSEAYAGNEGDKFMDVHDRISSSSYFNDTTNDYANNTSNETDNSATFAQHHSSTSDSSSSNFNNTNNVNPGQNANSEQTFGLSQFISSGFSGDAGKDVEYIPQRHAPPPPKSQSANTTLLSTPIAGESPTFSTPSSKSISISRKTSLKNARNMSSPGKNKQNITSPTNLGTRSSPSSPSTSIIGSFSRRFGRKKSITEGRPKIVHLTEGINTPGAPIQISSPAQANFTGVLHKSGQVVPQALNSSQTLHESRELQQSPALGPESFFEPRRPPPPLPKAGASIGVNTPEAIEKSNASTSTLKSPVALSAMEDVKNAIEEEEEEVNDFVLKPVSPLNDENLSSKVEQSLPPIPKTIPIAEFANSDEEALDENTQDQMEVPVVKEVEVPTIEDKETDTNSRQHIDDEVVEGTLTSTKQAEQVTPVPIPEAPQVSAPKRSSSKKKLSEEEQERRRELRRAKDLKYMKKLREICSDDDPNNRYHDLVKIGQGASGGVFTAFDEQTKQCVAIKQMELEKQPKKELIINEILVMKGSKHGNIVNFIESYLLKKDLWVVMEYMEGGSLTDIVTHSIMNEGQMGAVCRETLKGLRFLHSKGIIHRDIKSDNILLSLNGDIKLTDFGFCAQIKDHASKRNTMVGTPYWMAPEIVKKKAYGPKVDLWSLGIMTIEMIEGEPPYLNETPLRALFLITTNGKPELKDRDALSEDLQDFLDACLEVNPEHRANSVQLLNSKFIQNASDNKSLAPLVELARAEKMKEQEKDELDYGDDGDSIVEFNRT, encoded by the coding sequence ATGTCTTCTGACGGTGAAGAAGTTAATCTGCCCCGTTACAGAGGTACTCTGAACGTTGACGCTCTGGTAGCTGAAGGTTCAAATGAGAgtttaaagaaaatacaaacGACAAACAACGGGGAATCCTCAACTTTAAGCGATGGCCTGGGGATTGATCTCAATGTGCCTGAGAATAAGGAAAATGTGAACCCTGTGAACGCATGTGATACGTCCAACACCAGCTTTCAAAGTAACAATCCATTTAACAACACCAATACACATTCGAATTCTAGCGAAATTGAACTCATTACCCAGAAACTGTCGGAATTGAAGAGTGGAATTAAGGGATGGGATACTAGTGAAGAGGAAGTAGAGGAAGAGAACACAGCAAGTAAGGAGATCCCAGAAGGGGAATGTATGACTGAAAGCAACACATTAAATCCTTTCAAGCTGGATAAAGCAGTCTCTAAGCTTGCAGAAAGTAAACCACCGAATGCTGGCGCAATAGATACCCCCCAAAGCTTGACATCGACCCAGTTTCAGgctattgaagaaataacgaattttcatttttcaacgCCTAGGTTGTCGGAGTTGCATTCGGAAGCATTTGATCCTGTTCTTAAAGAAAACCAGGATTTCCCTATTTCTCCAATGATTGGCAGCTATGAAGGTTTGCAGTCCAATATGGAGAGTGATATGCAGCTCCTAACTTTGGATAGGCAGCTTTCgtttagaaaaaaagaggaaacaaTTAAAGATAATGGAGCAGTTGCCAAATCTCTGGATCCTAAGAAAACTAGCGATTCCGTAAAATCACCAGAGGACCAGtcttctttcaaaattagtGATTTAAATGTGAATCCTCCTATTAAGGAGCTTAAACCCCAATATCCAAAGCCTTTAcaatcatcaacatcttctgaccatgatttcaattcaatAATTGACACATATGTACAGGAAACACCTACTATCACTAACAGTGCAACTCTAGCTTCGAGCAACCCCAAATATGGAGTGAAACCAAATGCAGAACACAATTCAGGAAGTAGTTCTGGTGTTTCACTAgataaacaaaagagaCCTGGGGGTCATCAAAGAACCAATTCTGTTCCTCATGAGATAAAGACTAGACAACTACCAACCACTATCAATACTGTAAAACAATTCtcagagaaagaaaaagagaaaaagaagagcAAACTATTTAATGGATTATCAAAAGCTTTTGGTTTGACTTCATCATCCAGATCATCATCTAGCATCAACATTTCTGCACCAAAGAATGTGATCCTTAAAACACATGTGAGTTATGATTCTGAGACACGTACATATAAAGATTTACCTGAAGCATGGGCCAGAGTCCTAACAGCTCAAGGTATTTCTGTTGCTGAACAACAAGCTAATCCTATTGAGGCGGAAGAGGTATTAAAGTTTTACTCCGAAGCGTATGCCGGTAATGAAGGCGATAAATTCATGGACGTTCATGACCGTATTTCTTCGTCTAGTTATTTTAATGACACTACAAACGATTACGCCAACAATACTTCCAATGAGACAGATAATTCTGCAACTTTTGCTCAGCACCATTCATCAACCAGCGATTCGTCATCGTCAAACTTCAATAATACTAATAACGTAAATCCAGGACAAAATGCAAACTCCGAGCAAACCTTTGGATTAAGTCAGTTTATTTCGAGTGGCTTTTCTGGCGATGCAGGTAAAGATGTTGAATACATTCCTCAAAGGCATGCACCACCACCTCCAAAATCACAATCTGCAAATACCACTCTTTTGAGCACGCCGATTGCTGGCGAATCACCTACGTTCTCCACCCCAAGTAGTAAGAGCATATCTATTTCAAGAAAGacatcattgaaaaatgcCAGAAATATGTCTTCCCcaggaaaaaataaacaaaacatAACAAGTCCTACGAATTTAGGAACGAGAAGCTCACCAAGTTCTCCTTCAACGTCAATAATTGGATCTTTTTCTCGTCGGTTTGGCAGAAAGAAGTCTATTACCGAAGGAAGGCCCAAGATTGTCCATTTGACGGAAGGGATTAATACTCCGGGTGCACCGATCCAAATATCTTCACCAGCACAGGCAAACTTTACAGGCGTTCTACACAAAAGTGGTCAAGTGGTCCCACAAGCTTTGAATTCTTCTCAAACACTTCATGAGTCTAGAGAACTTCAACAGTCGCCAGCCCTTGGACCAGAGAGTTTCTTTGAACCAAGACGCCCACCACCTCCTTTACCTAAAGCAGGAGCCTCAATAGGTGTAAATACCCCCGAAGCGATAGAAAAGTCAAACGCATCAACCTCTACACTTAAATCACCTGTGGCACTGAGTGCGATGGAAGATGTaaaaaatgcaattgaagaagaagaagaagaagtaaaTGACTTTGTTTTGAAGCCGGTGAGTCCCttaaatgatgaaaatttatCATCCAAGGTAGAGCAGTCCTTACCACCAATTCCTAAGACTATTCCGATTGCAGAATTTGCAAACTCGGATGAAGAAGCACTTGATGAAAACACACAGGACCAAATGGAAGTACCTGTAGTGAAGGAGGTAGAAGTTCCTACAATTGAAGACAAGGAAACTGATACGAATTCAAGGCAGCacattgatgatgaggtTGTGGAGGGAACTTTGACCTCAACTAAACAAGCGGAACAGGTTACTCCTGTTCCTATACCAGAAGCGCCGCAAGTATCTGCACCGAAGAGGTCTTCAAGCAAGAAGAAGCTCTCTGAAGAGGAGCAAGAAAGACGCCGTGAACTGCGTCGTGCTAAGGACCTGAAAtacatgaaaaaattacGTGAAATTTGCTCAGATGACGATCCAAATAATAGATACCATGATTTGGTGAAAATTGGACAAGGTGCGTCAGGTGGTGTTTTCACTGCATTTGATGAACAGACTAAGCAATGCGTTGCAATCAAGCAGATGGAGCTTGagaaacaaccaaaaaaagagtTGATTATCAACGAAATTTTAGTCATGAAAGGTTCAAAGCATGGTAACATTGTGAATTTCATTGAGTCTTATCTTCTTAAGAAGGACTTGTGGGTTGTGATGGAATATATGGAAGGGGGGTCGTTGACTGACATTGTAACACACAGCATTATGAATGAAGGTCAAATGGGTGCTGTTTGCCGTGAGACGTTGAAAGGTTTGAGATTTCTACATTCCAAGGGAATCATCCATCGTGATATTAAATCTGACAACATTTTGCTTTCGTTAAATGGTGATATAAAATTGACTGATTTTGGGTTTTGTGCTCAAATAAAGGACCATGCATCCAAACGTAATACTATGGTTGGTACACCATACTGGATGGCACCTGAGATTGTAAAGAAGAAGGCTTACGGACCAAAGGTTGACCTATGGTCATTAGGAATTATGACAATCGAAATGATTGAGGGTGAGCCACCATACTTGAATGAAACTCCATTAAGAGCGTTATTTCTGATCACCACTAATGGCAAACCAGAATTGAAGGATAGAGATGCACTGAGTGAAGATTTGCAAGACTTCTTGGATGCGTGTCTTGAGGTTAATCCAGAACACCGTGCAAATAGTGTTCAGCTACTAAATTCCAAGTTCATTCAAAATGCTTCTGATAATAAATCATTAGCGCCATTAGTTGAACTTGCGAGAGCggaaaaaatgaaagaacAGGAAAAGGATGAATTAGACTATGGCGACGATGGTGACAGCATCGTTGAATTTAATAGAACCTGA
- a CDS encoding uncharacterized protein (PKUD0B04340; similar to Saccharomyces cerevisiae YKL089W (MIF2); ancestral locus Anc_2.495), with the protein MENSNVVDQIHLHGKVGRKTGFQVTRTPKKGQNGLEDVNDFFLSEDEFEPTPELGETSPAKRLTERFRLMNESFNIEKKTVKPLDDTEHLDFEPSVTPVNSKQEEHVPILDENLGLSDDEIEETIKDAEDLGTPIRISKNRLTSLTGSPAAQSPQPNVSLLNTRKVTNAGKLTKNIVLNRNTKTSRFQPQNIVSNEGSTSENEVKHKNEIHKSKDANILETDIPEDVSVNETNKEIGNKNESITSVEKISEKVSINSEQEKIKERPKSANKGATEPPQSPSEGYSEERLDATNHTQTSQRQISVHPSESNYSAIELSKKTGLEADVFIKSDRLPLVSESTGGKVDQEISQATSKTVDSAKSEGLIAPQEALEKMSTECATKGNENVEQDQGSNGVQPLGETHSESPKAQKNTNRRKSITTNDIVERIIIKDTKTNMSSPIRKLRTPRRATLNKDYSLKPPSFTLTQGAEENTTNAARVTDKKSLLESKNVQPVKKSTIQSKIVQSLKTSPLKSKGTQQVKDSPMKPNSNQSKTASKTAKVPNEPHFVRRSTRTRVAPLATWKNEKIVYKTEKINGVIVKSVDNVLHKDQDVEMFSQGPAKAAKSTVIGTPNKGHSKRTPSKKTKPATPVKVRKASKLNEKASKNNKKTTNVKEAIKAKSDSKPDVQASKTHTVPIEIKTTPRGPKKNSELKRAYQDSDSNLKRKMKKVSSPVQRTHEVVINSDEDSIVNGSLKEERDPGTSWQKNNKGALSLSVFEGPGTGKQVNRTVAYAPDSYKNVTVIKNKDEYFKVGTLFDQDCEFCGGGVIELPFDARKAVKSNHDTYFIFYVICGKVEVILSRNTFVVTEGCSFEIPMGNYYQFHNVGDVTAKMMFVQSKYIVIGDNITSESDSNDESDE; encoded by the coding sequence ATGGAGAATTCTAACGTGGTTGATCAGATTCATCTACATGGGAAGGTTGGGCGCAAAACCGGTTTTCAGGTGACAAGAACGCCAAAGAAAGGACAAAATGGTCTTGAAGATGTCAACGATTTCTTCCTcagtgaagatgaatttgagCCAACTCCAGAATTGGGGGAAACTTCTCCCGCTAAGAGATTGACCGAAAGGTTCAGACTGATGAACgaatctttcaatatcgagaaaaaaactgtGAAGCCCCTAGATGATACAGAACACCTTGATTTTGAGCCCAGTGTGACCCCAGTGAACAGTAAGCAAGAGGAGCATGTACCTAtacttgatgaaaatttggGATtatctgatgatgaaattgaagaaaccaTCAAAGATGCAGAGGATTTAGGTACTCCCATTAGGATTTCAAAGAACAGGCTGACGTCATTGACAGGTTCTCCGGCTGCTCAATCTCCTCAACCGAATGTTTCCCTACTTAACACGAGGAAGGTCACAAACGCTGGTAAGCTAACCAAAAATATCGTATTGAATAGAAATACAAAGACTTCCAGATTTCAACCTCAAAACATAGTTAGCAATGAGGGTTCTActtctgaaaatgaagtgaaacataaaaatgaaattcatAAATCTAAAGACGCCAACATCCTTGAGACGGATATCCCTGAGGATGTATCTGTCAAtgaaacaaataaagaaattggaaataAGAATGAATCTATAACTAGCGTTGAAAAAATCTCAGAAAAAGTGTCCATCAATTCAGAGCAAGAGAAGATTAAAGAACGTCCAAAATCTGCGAATAAAGGAGCTACAGAACCTCCACAAAGTCCATCTGAAGGCTATAGTGAGGAGCGTCTCGACGCTACAAATCATACACAGACCTCCCAGAGGCAGATTTCAGTACATCCATCTGAATCGAATTACTCTGCCATCGAATTGTCAAAAAAAACCGGGTTAGAAGCGGATGTTTTTATCAAGTCTGACAGACTTCCACTAGTTTCTGAAAGTACAGGAGGGAAGGTAGATCAGGAGATTAGTCAGgcaacttcaaaaacagTGGATTCTGCGAAAAGTGAGGGACTGATCGCACCTCAGGAAGCTTTAGAGAAGATGTCAACAGAGTGTGCAACTAAAGGGAATGAAAATGTCGAACAGGATCAAGGGTCTAATGGTGTTCAACCTCTCGGAGAAACACATTCAGAATCCCCAAAGGCTCagaaaaacacaaatagacggaaatcaataacaacaaatgaCATAGTGGAACGTATTATTATTAAGGACACCAAAACTAATATGAGTTCGCCTATCAGAAAATTGAGAACGCCTCGTCGTGCAACTTTAAACAAGGATTACTCCTTGAAACCCCCTTCTTTTACCCTCACACAGGGCGCTGAAGAGAATACTACGAATGCAGCAAGAGTTACTGATAAGAAATCTCTACTAGAGTCTAAGAATGTTCAACCTGTAAAGAAATCTACAATACAGTCTAAGATTGTTCAATCCCTAAAAACCTCACCACTTAAGTCCAAAGGCACTCAGCAAGTGAAGGATTCCCCGATGAAACCTAACAGTAATCAGTCGAAAACAGCATCAAAAACTGCTAAGGTGCCAAATGAACCACATTTTGTTCGCCGCTCTACTCGAACAAGAGTTGCACCGTTGGCAACATGGAAAAATGAGAAGATTGTGTACAAGACTGAAAAGATCAATGGTGTGATTGTCAAATCTGTGGATAATGTTTTGCACAAAGACCAAGATGTCGAGATGTTTTCTCAGGGCCCTGCTAAAGCTGCAAAATCGACTGTCATTGGTACTCCTAACAAAGGACATAGTAAACGTACACCTAGCAAGAAAACAAAGCCTGCAACCCCTGTTAAAGTTAGAAAAGCATCTAAACTAAATGAAAAGGCTTctaaaaacaataaaaagACCACTAATGTTAAGGAAGCCATTAAGGCTAAGAGTGATTCCAAACCCGATGTGCAAGCTTCCAAAACACATACTGTTCCAATTGAAATTAAAACTACACCTCGAGGACCCAAGAAAAACTCGGAACTTAAACGTGCATACCAGGATTCAGACTCTaacttgaaaagaaaaatgaaaaaagttAGTTCTCCTGTGCAAAGGACCCATGAAGTAGTTATAAATTCTGATGAAGACAGCATTGTAAATGGCTCTcttaaagaagaaagagacCCCGGAACCAGCTGGCAGAAGAACAATAAAGGTGCACTTTCATTATCGGTGTTTGAGGGACCTGGAACAGGTAAACAAGTTAACCGAACAGTCGCATATGCTCCCGACTCCTATAAAAATGTTACAGTgatcaaaaataaagatgaatatttcaaagtCGGGACTTTGTTTGACCAGGACTGTGAATTTTGTGGGGGTGGTGTTATCGAACTGCCCTTTGATGCAAGGAAGGCTGTCAAGTCTAACCACGACAcatattttattttctatGTAATATGTGGTAAAGTTGAGGTTATTCTAAGTCGAAATACCTTCGTTGTCACAGAGGGCTGTTCATTCGAAATTCCTATGGGTAATTACTACCAGTTCCACAATGTGGGTGATGTTACCGCTAAAATGATGTTTGTGCAATCCAAGTATATTGTCATTGGAGATAACATCACTTCTGAAAGTGACAGTAATGATGAGTCAGATGAATAG